The Roseovarius indicus genome has a segment encoding these proteins:
- a CDS encoding LysR family transcriptional regulator, translating to MLNATWLNTFTTLCETGHFTRAARRLNMTQPGVSQHLRKLEDQVGHELVTQQGKSFALTAAGEAVFQLGLSRRTEEKRLRETIETDDPDIGELRIACSGSFAMLLYPILMPWMNAAPALSIHLEAAPQPDILSGLLDGRFDLGVLGADPDHPRLEARQLGREELCLILPAGAPETIASFDELDARGFIAHPDGYALADDLLYRNFPGAYPGADRIHVRGYVNQIGQIPAPVARGIGYTLLPRSGVEAFDRKDRLSIVQLPERRWHELWLVTRRGRARPARLTRASEMVVTAARQVK from the coding sequence ATGCTCAATGCCACCTGGCTCAATACCTTCACCACGCTCTGCGAAACCGGGCACTTCACTCGCGCCGCCCGGCGCCTGAACATGACCCAGCCGGGCGTCTCCCAGCACCTGCGCAAACTCGAAGACCAGGTCGGCCACGAGCTGGTCACCCAGCAGGGCAAGAGTTTTGCCCTCACGGCGGCGGGCGAGGCCGTCTTTCAACTCGGCCTCTCCCGCCGGACCGAGGAAAAGCGCCTGCGCGAGACGATAGAAACCGATGACCCCGATATCGGCGAGCTCCGCATCGCCTGTTCCGGCAGCTTCGCCATGCTGCTCTACCCGATCCTCATGCCCTGGATGAACGCGGCGCCGGCCCTCTCGATCCACCTCGAGGCCGCCCCCCAGCCCGACATCCTCTCGGGCCTGCTCGACGGCCGGTTCGACCTCGGCGTGCTGGGAGCAGACCCCGATCATCCCCGGCTCGAGGCCCGGCAGCTCGGGCGCGAAGAGCTTTGCCTGATCCTGCCCGCCGGCGCCCCCGAGACGATCGCCAGCTTCGACGAGCTCGACGCGCGCGGCTTCATCGCCCATCCCGACGGCTACGCGCTGGCCGACGACCTGCTTTACCGGAATTTCCCCGGCGCCTATCCCGGCGCCGACCGCATCCATGTCCGCGGCTACGTGAACCAGATCGGCCAGATCCCGGCGCCCGTGGCGCGGGGCATCGGCTACACTCTCCTGCCCCGCAGCGGGGTCGAGGCCTTCGACCGCAAGGATCGTCTCTCCATCGTGCAATTGCCGGAACGCCGCTGGCACGAACTCTGGCTCGTCACGCGCCGCGGCCGCGCCCGCCCGGCGCGGCTGACCCGTGCCAGCGAAATGGTCGTGACGGCCGCCCGGCAGGTGAAGTGA
- a CDS encoding lactoylglutathione lyase family protein gives MTQTTPRTFSHIGLSVPDLEAAVKFYSEVLGFYVVMEPSEAVEDESAIGVMCTDVFGPGWGSLRIAHLSTADGIGIEIFEFPGNYAPEEKLEHKRHGTFHFALQDPDVEGLARRIVEAGGRQRMPVREYFPGEKPYRMVYVEDPFGIVFELYSHSYELTYSAGAYA, from the coding sequence ATGACCCAGACGACCCCCCGTACATTTTCCCATATCGGCCTGTCCGTGCCCGACCTCGAGGCGGCGGTTAAGTTCTATTCCGAGGTGCTTGGCTTTTACGTGGTCATGGAGCCATCCGAAGCCGTGGAAGACGAGAGCGCCATCGGCGTGATGTGCACCGACGTGTTCGGCCCCGGCTGGGGTTCGTTGCGGATTGCGCATCTGTCGACGGCGGATGGTATCGGCATCGAGATCTTCGAATTCCCCGGCAATTACGCGCCGGAGGAGAAGCTCGAGCACAAGCGGCACGGCACGTTTCACTTCGCGCTGCAGGACCCGGACGTGGAAGGGCTGGCGCGGCGGATCGTGGAGGCCGGCGGGCGGCAGCGGATGCCGGTGCGGGAGTATTTCCCGGGCGAGAAGCCCTATCGGATGGTCTATGTCGAGGACCCGTTCGGAATCGTCTTCGAGCTTTACAGCCACAGCTACGAGCTGACCTATTCGGCCGGGGCCTATGCGTGA